In a genomic window of Helianthus annuus cultivar XRQ/B chromosome 10, HanXRQr2.0-SUNRISE, whole genome shotgun sequence:
- the LOC110884216 gene encoding monothiol glutaredoxin-S2-like codes for MAVQIPKSKPLTIKPSYSYPSEKMAVVTRLVKDRAVVIFSKSSCCICHSIKTLICSFGANPTVYELDERPDGQQIEKELIALGCTPCVPAVLIGQELVGGSNEIMSLHLKGMLVPMLIKERAIWL; via the coding sequence ATGGCAGTTCAAATTCCTAAAAGCAAACCACTTACCATAAAACCATCTTACAGTTATCCATCAGAGAAAATGGCCGTTGTCACAAGATTGGTGAAAGATAGAGCAGTGGTTATATTCAGCAAGAGTTCTTGCTGTATATGCCACAGCATTAAGACGCTAATATGTAGCTTTGGGGCAAACCCAACTGTTTATGAGCTTGATGAACGCCCAGATGGTCAGCAAATTGAGAAGGAACTCATAGCCTTAGGGTGTACGCCATGTGTCCCAGCTGTTCTTATAGGACAGGAGCTCGTTGGTGGATCCAATGAGATCATGAGTCTGCATCTCAAAGGAATGCTGGTCCCAATGCTCATTAAAGAGAGAGCTATATGGCTATAG
- the LOC110884213 gene encoding uncharacterized protein LOC110884213, whose translation MALLRGKPLNRSEARLFGSQKLHLLMEPFSSEWFSYFSHLNKTLDTHTLALTKQTTPLLLNTQRHHLSPPQPTSSSFSSQPPSSPLLHNFAALHPRRNSPPSQRPYSLRSPPPSSTTPPPSVSTGSSIHRPPPSTDASVIEKGLNIVGWLNQLVTEGRQHEIIGDIGM comes from the exons ATGGCTCTATTAAGAGGCAAGCCTCTGAATCGGTCAGAGGCTAGGCTGTTTGGTTCACAAAAACTtcacctcttaatggaaccattcaGCTCTGAATGGTTCAGCTACTTTTCACATCTGAATAAAACATTGGACACCCATACCCTTGCCCTAACAAAACAAACAACCCCTCTTCTCCTCAATACACAGAGACATCATCTTTCTCCTCCACAGCCAACATCATCATCTTTCTCCTCACAGCCGCCATCATCTCCTCTCCTCCACAACTTCGCCGCCCTCCATCCACGTCGCAACAGTCCTCCATCGCAGCGCCCTTACAGCCTCCGTTCTCCTCCGCCGTCCTCCACCACTCCGCCGCCCTCCGTCTCCACCGGCTCCTCCATCCACCGGCCTCCTCCCTCCACCGATGCTTCGGTCATAGAGAAAGGCCTTAATATTGTCGGCTGG TTAAATCAGTTGGTAACAGAGGGTAGGCAGCATGAGATAATTGGTGATATTGGAATGTGA
- the LOC110884217 gene encoding monothiol glutaredoxin-S2-like codes for MAVQVPKSKPLTIKPSYSYPAEKMAVVTRLVKDRAVVIFSKSSCCICHSIKTLICSFGANPTVYELDERPDGQQIEKELIALGCKPSVPAVFIGQELVGGSNEIMSLHLKGMLVPMLIKERAIWL; via the coding sequence ATGGCAGTTCAAGTTCCTAAAAGCAAACCACTTACCATAAAACCATCTTACAGTTATCCAGCAGAGAAAATGGCCGTTGTCACAAGATTGGTGAAAGATAGAGCAGTGGTTATATTCAGCAAGAGTTCTTGCTGTATATGCCACAGCATTAAGACGCTAATATGTAGCTTTGGGGCAAATCCAACTGTTTATGAGCTTGATGAACGCCCAGATGGTCAGCAAATTGAGAAGGAACTCATAGCCTTAGGGTGTAAGCCAAGTGTCCCAGCTGTTTTTATAGGACAGGAGCTCGTTGGTGGATCCAATGAGATCATGAGTCTGCATCTCAAAGGAATGCTGGTCCCAATGCTCATTAAAGAGAGAGCTATATGGCTATAG
- the LOC110884219 gene encoding monothiol glutaredoxin-S2-like → MAMVTALVNERSVVIFSKNSCCMCHTIKTLISSFGANPTVYELDEHPKGHQIEKELKGLGFKPSVPAVFIGQKLIGGANEIMALHLKGQLVPLLLGANAIWL, encoded by the coding sequence ATGGCTATGGTTACAGCTTTGGTGAATGAAAGGTCAGTGGTTATATTCAGTAAAAACTCTTGCTGCATGTGCCACACAATTAAGACACTGATAAGCAGTTTTGGAGCAAATCCCACTGTTTATGAGTTAGATGAGCATCCAAAGGGGCATCAGATAGAGAAAGAACTCAAAGGGTTAGGGTTTAAGCCAAGTGTCCCAGCTGTGTTCATAGGACAGAAGCTGATTGGTGGGGCCAACGAGATAATGGCACTTCATTTGAAGGGTCAGTTGGTGCCATTGTTACTCGGGGCTAATGCTATATGGCTTTAG
- the LOC110884220 gene encoding monothiol glutaredoxin-S2-like yields the protein MANVTRLVKDKAVVIFSKSSCCICHSIKTLICSFGANLTVYELDERADGQQIEKELIALGCKPCVPAVFIGQELVGGSNEIMSLHLKGKLVPMLIKEKAIWL from the coding sequence ATGGCCAATGTGACAAGATTGGTTAAAGATAAAGCAGTGGTTATATTCAGCAAGAGTTCTTGCTGTATATGCCACAGCATTAAGACGCTAATATGTAGCTTTGGGGCAAACCTAACTGTTTATGAGCTTGATGAACGCGCAGATGGTCAGCAAATTGAGAAGGAACTCATAGCCTTAGGGTGTAAGCCATGTGTCCCAGCTGTATTTATAGGACAGGAGCTCGTTGGTGGATCCAATGAGATCATGAGTCTGCATCTCAAAGGAAAGCTGGTCCCGATGCTCATTAAAGAGAAAGCTATATGGCTATAG
- the LOC110884215 gene encoding monothiol glutaredoxin-S2 — protein MAVQVPKSKPLTIKPSYSYPSEKMAVVTRLVKDRAVVIFSKSSCCICHSIKTLICSFGANPTVYELDERAGGQQIEKELIALGCKPCVPAVFIGQELVGGSNEIMSLHLKGKLVPLLIKERAIWL, from the coding sequence ATGGCAGTTCAAGTTCCTAAAAGCAAACCACTTACCATAAAACCATCTTACAGTTATCCATCAGAGAAAATGGCCGTTGTCACAAGATTGGTGAAAGATAGAGCAGTGGTTATATTCAGCAAGAGTTCTTGCTGTATATGCCACAGCATTAAGACGCTAATATGTAGCTTTGGGGCAAACCCAACTGTTTATGAGCTTGATGAACGCGCAGGTGGTCAGCAAATTGAGAAGGAACTCATAGCCTTAGGGTGTAAGCCATGTGTCCCAGCTGTGTTTATAGGACAGGAGCTCGTTGGTGGATCCAATGAGATCATGAGTCTGCATCTCAAAGGAAAGCTGGTCCCACTGCTCATTAAAGAGAGAGCTATATGGCTATAG